The proteins below are encoded in one region of Gallus gallus isolate bGalGal1 chromosome 12, bGalGal1.mat.broiler.GRCg7b, whole genome shotgun sequence:
- the RAF1 gene encoding RAF proto-oncogene serine/threonine-protein kinase, with the protein MEHIQGAWKTISNGFGLKDSVFDGPNCISPTIVQQFGYQRRASDDGKISDTSKTSNTIRVFLPNKQRTVVNVRNGMTLHDCLMKALKVRGLQPECCAVFRLVTEPKGKKVRLDWNTDAASLIGEELQVDFLDHVPLTTHNFARKTFLKLAFCDICQKFLLNGFRCQTCGYKFHEHCSTKVPTMCVDWSNIRQLLLFPNSNISDSGVPALPPLTMRRMRESVSRIPVSSQHRYSTPHVFTFNTSNPSSEGTLSQRQRSTSTPNVHMVSTTMPVDSRIIEDAIRNHSESASPSALSGSPNNMSPTGWSQPKTPVPAQRERAPGTNTQEKNKIRPRGQRDSSYYWEIEASEVMLSTRIGSGSFGTVYKGKWHGDVAVKILKVVDPTPEQFQAFRNEVAVLRKTRHVNILLFMGYMTKDNLAIVTQWCEGSSLYKHLHVQETKFQMFQLIDIARQTAQGMDYLHAKNIIHRDMKSNNIFLHEGLTVKIGDFGLATVKSRWSGSQQVEQPTGSILWMAPEVIRMQDSNPFSFQSDVYSYGIVLYELMTGELPYSHINNRDQIIFMVGRGYASPDLSKLYKNCPKAMKRLVADCLKKVREERPLFPQILSSIELLQHSLPKINRSASEPSLHRASHTEDINSCTLTSTRLPVF; encoded by the exons ATGGAGCACATTCAGGGAGCTTGGAAGACTATCAGTAATGGTTTTGGACTCAAGGATTCTGTCTTTGATGGCCCAAACTGCATTTCACCGACCATTGTCCAGCAGTTTGGTTATCAGCGCCGAGCATCTGATGATGGCAAGATATCAGATACTTCCAAAACCAGTAATACCATTCGAGTTTTCTTGCCCAACAAGCAACGTACAGTG GTAAATGTGCGAAATGGGATGACCTTACATGATTGTCTCATGAAGGCACTTAAAGTAAGAGGTCTGCAGCCAGAATGCTGTGCAGTTTTTCGTCTTGTTACTGAACCAAAAGG taaaaaagTGCGTTTGGATTGGAACACTGATGCTGCCTCCTTGATTGGTGAGGAACTGCAGGTGGACTTTCTTGATCACGTTCCGCTCACTACACACAATTTT gCTCGGAAGACATTTCTaaagcttgctttctgtgaCATCTGCCAGAAGTTCCTCCTAAATGGGTTTCGGTGTCAGACGTGTGGTTATAAATTCCACGAGCACTGCAGCACTAAAGTTCCAACCATGTGCGTCGACTGGAGCAATATCAGGCAACTCTT ATTGTTCCCAAATTCAAATATCAGTGACAGTGGTGTCCCTGCACTACCTCCCTTGACAATGAGACGGATGCGGGAGTCTGTCTCCCGGATACCTGTTAG cTCCCAGCACAGGTATTCTACACCTCATGTCTTTACATTCAACACATCAAATCCTTCCTCTGAGGGCACCCTTTCCCAAAGACAGCGATCTACATCCACACCAAATGTCCACATGGTTAGCACTACAATGCCAGTAGACAGCCGGATAATTGAG gATGCAATTCGAAACCATAGTGAATCAG CTTCACCCTCCGCTCTGTCTGGGAGTCCTAACAATATGAGCCCGACTGGCTGGTCTCAGCCCAAAACGCCAGTCCCAGCCCAGAGGGAGAGAGCCCCCGGAACGAAtacacaggagaaaaataaaatt AGGCCTCGTGGACAAAGAGATTCTAGTTATTACTGGGAAATAGAAGCAAGCGAAGTCATGCTTTCTACCAGAATAGGGTCAGGTTCTTTTGGAACTGTTTACAAAGGCAAATGGCATG GGGATGTAGCAGTGAAAATATTAAAGGTTGTAGATCCAACCCCAGAACAGTTTCAGGCTTTCAGAAACGAAGTGGCTGTATTAAG GAAGACCCGGCATGTTAATATTTTGCTCTTCATGGGCTACATGACTAAAGATAACCTGGCCATTGTCACACAGTGGTGTGAAGGCAGCagtctgtataaacacctgCACGTTCAAGAGACCAAGTTCCAAATGTTCCAGCTCATTGACATTGCTCGGCAGACAGCGCAGGGAATGGA CTATTTGCATGCAAAGAATATCATCCACAGAGACATGAAATCCAATA ATATATTTCTTCATGAAGGCCTCACAGTGAAAATAGGAGACTTTGGTCTAGCAACTGTAAAATCCAGGTGGAGTGGATCGCAGCAGGTGGAGCAACCCACTGGTTCCATTTTGTGGATG GCACCAGAAGTGATACGGATGCAAGACAGCAATCCGTTCAGTTTTCAGTCAGATGTCTACTCCTATGGAATAGTATTGTATGAGCTAATGACAGGAGAGCTGCCATACTCCCACATAAACAACCGCGACCAG atTATTTTCATGGTTGGTCGAGGATATGCTTCTCCAGACCTCAGCAAGTTGTACAAGAACTGCCCCAAAGCAATGAAGAGGCTCGTAGCAGATTGTTTGAAGAAAGTTAGGGAAGAAAGACCCTTGTTTCCGCAA ATACTGTCTTCCATTGAATTGCTGCAACATTCTTTACCCAAAATCAACCGGAGTGCTTCCGAACCATCTCTGCACCGCGCATCCCATACAGAGGACATAAATTCTTGCACGTTAACATCCACAAGACTGCCTGTTTTTTAG
- the RAF1 gene encoding RAF proto-oncogene serine/threonine-protein kinase isoform X1, whose translation MEHIQGAWKTISNGFGLKDSVFDGPNCISPTIVQQFGYQRRASDDGKISDTSKTSNTIRVFLPNKQRTVVNVRNGMTLHDCLMKALKVRGLQPECCAVFRLVTEPKGKKVRLDWNTDAASLIGEELQVDFLDHVPLTTHNFARKTFLKLAFCDICQKFLLNGFRCQTCGYKFHEHCSTKVPTMCVDWSNIRQLLLFPNSNISDSGVPALPPLTMRRMRESVSRIPVSSQHRYSTPHVFTFNTSNPSSEGTLSQRQRSTSTPNVHMVSTTMPVDSRIIENNSLNASPSSWCRRFCLRGRDAIRNHSESASPSALSGSPNNMSPTGWSQPKTPVPAQRERAPGTNTQEKNKIRPRGQRDSSYYWEIEASEVMLSTRIGSGSFGTVYKGKWHGDVAVKILKVVDPTPEQFQAFRNEVAVLRKTRHVNILLFMGYMTKDNLAIVTQWCEGSSLYKHLHVQETKFQMFQLIDIARQTAQGMDYLHAKNIIHRDMKSNNIFLHEGLTVKIGDFGLATVKSRWSGSQQVEQPTGSILWMAPEVIRMQDSNPFSFQSDVYSYGIVLYELMTGELPYSHINNRDQIIFMVGRGYASPDLSKLYKNCPKAMKRLVADCLKKVREERPLFPQILSSIELLQHSLPKINRSASEPSLHRASHTEDINSCTLTSTRLPVF comes from the exons ATGGAGCACATTCAGGGAGCTTGGAAGACTATCAGTAATGGTTTTGGACTCAAGGATTCTGTCTTTGATGGCCCAAACTGCATTTCACCGACCATTGTCCAGCAGTTTGGTTATCAGCGCCGAGCATCTGATGATGGCAAGATATCAGATACTTCCAAAACCAGTAATACCATTCGAGTTTTCTTGCCCAACAAGCAACGTACAGTG GTAAATGTGCGAAATGGGATGACCTTACATGATTGTCTCATGAAGGCACTTAAAGTAAGAGGTCTGCAGCCAGAATGCTGTGCAGTTTTTCGTCTTGTTACTGAACCAAAAGG taaaaaagTGCGTTTGGATTGGAACACTGATGCTGCCTCCTTGATTGGTGAGGAACTGCAGGTGGACTTTCTTGATCACGTTCCGCTCACTACACACAATTTT gCTCGGAAGACATTTCTaaagcttgctttctgtgaCATCTGCCAGAAGTTCCTCCTAAATGGGTTTCGGTGTCAGACGTGTGGTTATAAATTCCACGAGCACTGCAGCACTAAAGTTCCAACCATGTGCGTCGACTGGAGCAATATCAGGCAACTCTT ATTGTTCCCAAATTCAAATATCAGTGACAGTGGTGTCCCTGCACTACCTCCCTTGACAATGAGACGGATGCGGGAGTCTGTCTCCCGGATACCTGTTAG cTCCCAGCACAGGTATTCTACACCTCATGTCTTTACATTCAACACATCAAATCCTTCCTCTGAGGGCACCCTTTCCCAAAGACAGCGATCTACATCCACACCAAATGTCCACATGGTTAGCACTACAATGCCAGTAGACAGCCGGATAATTGAG AATAACAGCCTGAATGCTTCTCCCAGTTCCTGGTGCAGACGATTTTGTTTGAGGGGAAGA gATGCAATTCGAAACCATAGTGAATCAG CTTCACCCTCCGCTCTGTCTGGGAGTCCTAACAATATGAGCCCGACTGGCTGGTCTCAGCCCAAAACGCCAGTCCCAGCCCAGAGGGAGAGAGCCCCCGGAACGAAtacacaggagaaaaataaaatt AGGCCTCGTGGACAAAGAGATTCTAGTTATTACTGGGAAATAGAAGCAAGCGAAGTCATGCTTTCTACCAGAATAGGGTCAGGTTCTTTTGGAACTGTTTACAAAGGCAAATGGCATG GGGATGTAGCAGTGAAAATATTAAAGGTTGTAGATCCAACCCCAGAACAGTTTCAGGCTTTCAGAAACGAAGTGGCTGTATTAAG GAAGACCCGGCATGTTAATATTTTGCTCTTCATGGGCTACATGACTAAAGATAACCTGGCCATTGTCACACAGTGGTGTGAAGGCAGCagtctgtataaacacctgCACGTTCAAGAGACCAAGTTCCAAATGTTCCAGCTCATTGACATTGCTCGGCAGACAGCGCAGGGAATGGA CTATTTGCATGCAAAGAATATCATCCACAGAGACATGAAATCCAATA ATATATTTCTTCATGAAGGCCTCACAGTGAAAATAGGAGACTTTGGTCTAGCAACTGTAAAATCCAGGTGGAGTGGATCGCAGCAGGTGGAGCAACCCACTGGTTCCATTTTGTGGATG GCACCAGAAGTGATACGGATGCAAGACAGCAATCCGTTCAGTTTTCAGTCAGATGTCTACTCCTATGGAATAGTATTGTATGAGCTAATGACAGGAGAGCTGCCATACTCCCACATAAACAACCGCGACCAG atTATTTTCATGGTTGGTCGAGGATATGCTTCTCCAGACCTCAGCAAGTTGTACAAGAACTGCCCCAAAGCAATGAAGAGGCTCGTAGCAGATTGTTTGAAGAAAGTTAGGGAAGAAAGACCCTTGTTTCCGCAA ATACTGTCTTCCATTGAATTGCTGCAACATTCTTTACCCAAAATCAACCGGAGTGCTTCCGAACCATCTCTGCACCGCGCATCCCATACAGAGGACATAAATTCTTGCACGTTAACATCCACAAGACTGCCTGTTTTTTAG
- the RAF1 gene encoding RAF proto-oncogene serine/threonine-protein kinase isoform X4 — MEHIQGAWKTISNGFGLKDSVFDGPNCISPTIVQQFGYQRRASDDGKISDTSKTSNTIRVFLPNKQRTVVNVRNGMTLHDCLMKALKVRGLQPECCAVFRLVTEPKGKKVRLDWNTDAASLIGEELQVDFLDHVPLTTHNFARKTFLKLAFCDICQKFLLNGFRCQTCGYKFHEHCSTKVPTMCVDWSNIRQLFSQHRYSTPHVFTFNTSNPSSEGTLSQRQRSTSTPNVHMVSTTMPVDSRIIEDAIRNHSESASPSALSGSPNNMSPTGWSQPKTPVPAQRERAPGTNTQEKNKIRPRGQRDSSYYWEIEASEVMLSTRIGSGSFGTVYKGKWHGDVAVKILKVVDPTPEQFQAFRNEVAVLRKTRHVNILLFMGYMTKDNLAIVTQWCEGSSLYKHLHVQETKFQMFQLIDIARQTAQGMDYLHAKNIIHRDMKSNNIFLHEGLTVKIGDFGLATVKSRWSGSQQVEQPTGSILWMAPEVIRMQDSNPFSFQSDVYSYGIVLYELMTGELPYSHINNRDQIIFMVGRGYASPDLSKLYKNCPKAMKRLVADCLKKVREERPLFPQILSSIELLQHSLPKINRSASEPSLHRASHTEDINSCTLTSTRLPVF, encoded by the exons ATGGAGCACATTCAGGGAGCTTGGAAGACTATCAGTAATGGTTTTGGACTCAAGGATTCTGTCTTTGATGGCCCAAACTGCATTTCACCGACCATTGTCCAGCAGTTTGGTTATCAGCGCCGAGCATCTGATGATGGCAAGATATCAGATACTTCCAAAACCAGTAATACCATTCGAGTTTTCTTGCCCAACAAGCAACGTACAGTG GTAAATGTGCGAAATGGGATGACCTTACATGATTGTCTCATGAAGGCACTTAAAGTAAGAGGTCTGCAGCCAGAATGCTGTGCAGTTTTTCGTCTTGTTACTGAACCAAAAGG taaaaaagTGCGTTTGGATTGGAACACTGATGCTGCCTCCTTGATTGGTGAGGAACTGCAGGTGGACTTTCTTGATCACGTTCCGCTCACTACACACAATTTT gCTCGGAAGACATTTCTaaagcttgctttctgtgaCATCTGCCAGAAGTTCCTCCTAAATGGGTTTCGGTGTCAGACGTGTGGTTATAAATTCCACGAGCACTGCAGCACTAAAGTTCCAACCATGTGCGTCGACTGGAGCAATATCAGGCAACTCTT cTCCCAGCACAGGTATTCTACACCTCATGTCTTTACATTCAACACATCAAATCCTTCCTCTGAGGGCACCCTTTCCCAAAGACAGCGATCTACATCCACACCAAATGTCCACATGGTTAGCACTACAATGCCAGTAGACAGCCGGATAATTGAG gATGCAATTCGAAACCATAGTGAATCAG CTTCACCCTCCGCTCTGTCTGGGAGTCCTAACAATATGAGCCCGACTGGCTGGTCTCAGCCCAAAACGCCAGTCCCAGCCCAGAGGGAGAGAGCCCCCGGAACGAAtacacaggagaaaaataaaatt AGGCCTCGTGGACAAAGAGATTCTAGTTATTACTGGGAAATAGAAGCAAGCGAAGTCATGCTTTCTACCAGAATAGGGTCAGGTTCTTTTGGAACTGTTTACAAAGGCAAATGGCATG GGGATGTAGCAGTGAAAATATTAAAGGTTGTAGATCCAACCCCAGAACAGTTTCAGGCTTTCAGAAACGAAGTGGCTGTATTAAG GAAGACCCGGCATGTTAATATTTTGCTCTTCATGGGCTACATGACTAAAGATAACCTGGCCATTGTCACACAGTGGTGTGAAGGCAGCagtctgtataaacacctgCACGTTCAAGAGACCAAGTTCCAAATGTTCCAGCTCATTGACATTGCTCGGCAGACAGCGCAGGGAATGGA CTATTTGCATGCAAAGAATATCATCCACAGAGACATGAAATCCAATA ATATATTTCTTCATGAAGGCCTCACAGTGAAAATAGGAGACTTTGGTCTAGCAACTGTAAAATCCAGGTGGAGTGGATCGCAGCAGGTGGAGCAACCCACTGGTTCCATTTTGTGGATG GCACCAGAAGTGATACGGATGCAAGACAGCAATCCGTTCAGTTTTCAGTCAGATGTCTACTCCTATGGAATAGTATTGTATGAGCTAATGACAGGAGAGCTGCCATACTCCCACATAAACAACCGCGACCAG atTATTTTCATGGTTGGTCGAGGATATGCTTCTCCAGACCTCAGCAAGTTGTACAAGAACTGCCCCAAAGCAATGAAGAGGCTCGTAGCAGATTGTTTGAAGAAAGTTAGGGAAGAAAGACCCTTGTTTCCGCAA ATACTGTCTTCCATTGAATTGCTGCAACATTCTTTACCCAAAATCAACCGGAGTGCTTCCGAACCATCTCTGCACCGCGCATCCCATACAGAGGACATAAATTCTTGCACGTTAACATCCACAAGACTGCCTGTTTTTTAG
- the RAF1 gene encoding RAF proto-oncogene serine/threonine-protein kinase isoform X3, with protein sequence MEHIQGAWKTISNGFGLKDSVFDGPNCISPTIVQQFGYQRRASDDGKISDTSKTSNTIRVFLPNKQRTVVNVRNGMTLHDCLMKALKVRGLQPECCAVFRLVTEPKGKKVRLDWNTDAASLIGEELQVDFLDHVPLTTHNFARKTFLKLAFCDICQKFLLNGFRCQTCGYKFHEHCSTKVPTMCVDWSNIRQLFSQHRYSTPHVFTFNTSNPSSEGTLSQRQRSTSTPNVHMVSTTMPVDSRIIENNSLNASPSSWCRRFCLRGRDAIRNHSESASPSALSGSPNNMSPTGWSQPKTPVPAQRERAPGTNTQEKNKIRPRGQRDSSYYWEIEASEVMLSTRIGSGSFGTVYKGKWHGDVAVKILKVVDPTPEQFQAFRNEVAVLRKTRHVNILLFMGYMTKDNLAIVTQWCEGSSLYKHLHVQETKFQMFQLIDIARQTAQGMDYLHAKNIIHRDMKSNNIFLHEGLTVKIGDFGLATVKSRWSGSQQVEQPTGSILWMAPEVIRMQDSNPFSFQSDVYSYGIVLYELMTGELPYSHINNRDQIIFMVGRGYASPDLSKLYKNCPKAMKRLVADCLKKVREERPLFPQILSSIELLQHSLPKINRSASEPSLHRASHTEDINSCTLTSTRLPVF encoded by the exons ATGGAGCACATTCAGGGAGCTTGGAAGACTATCAGTAATGGTTTTGGACTCAAGGATTCTGTCTTTGATGGCCCAAACTGCATTTCACCGACCATTGTCCAGCAGTTTGGTTATCAGCGCCGAGCATCTGATGATGGCAAGATATCAGATACTTCCAAAACCAGTAATACCATTCGAGTTTTCTTGCCCAACAAGCAACGTACAGTG GTAAATGTGCGAAATGGGATGACCTTACATGATTGTCTCATGAAGGCACTTAAAGTAAGAGGTCTGCAGCCAGAATGCTGTGCAGTTTTTCGTCTTGTTACTGAACCAAAAGG taaaaaagTGCGTTTGGATTGGAACACTGATGCTGCCTCCTTGATTGGTGAGGAACTGCAGGTGGACTTTCTTGATCACGTTCCGCTCACTACACACAATTTT gCTCGGAAGACATTTCTaaagcttgctttctgtgaCATCTGCCAGAAGTTCCTCCTAAATGGGTTTCGGTGTCAGACGTGTGGTTATAAATTCCACGAGCACTGCAGCACTAAAGTTCCAACCATGTGCGTCGACTGGAGCAATATCAGGCAACTCTT cTCCCAGCACAGGTATTCTACACCTCATGTCTTTACATTCAACACATCAAATCCTTCCTCTGAGGGCACCCTTTCCCAAAGACAGCGATCTACATCCACACCAAATGTCCACATGGTTAGCACTACAATGCCAGTAGACAGCCGGATAATTGAG AATAACAGCCTGAATGCTTCTCCCAGTTCCTGGTGCAGACGATTTTGTTTGAGGGGAAGA gATGCAATTCGAAACCATAGTGAATCAG CTTCACCCTCCGCTCTGTCTGGGAGTCCTAACAATATGAGCCCGACTGGCTGGTCTCAGCCCAAAACGCCAGTCCCAGCCCAGAGGGAGAGAGCCCCCGGAACGAAtacacaggagaaaaataaaatt AGGCCTCGTGGACAAAGAGATTCTAGTTATTACTGGGAAATAGAAGCAAGCGAAGTCATGCTTTCTACCAGAATAGGGTCAGGTTCTTTTGGAACTGTTTACAAAGGCAAATGGCATG GGGATGTAGCAGTGAAAATATTAAAGGTTGTAGATCCAACCCCAGAACAGTTTCAGGCTTTCAGAAACGAAGTGGCTGTATTAAG GAAGACCCGGCATGTTAATATTTTGCTCTTCATGGGCTACATGACTAAAGATAACCTGGCCATTGTCACACAGTGGTGTGAAGGCAGCagtctgtataaacacctgCACGTTCAAGAGACCAAGTTCCAAATGTTCCAGCTCATTGACATTGCTCGGCAGACAGCGCAGGGAATGGA CTATTTGCATGCAAAGAATATCATCCACAGAGACATGAAATCCAATA ATATATTTCTTCATGAAGGCCTCACAGTGAAAATAGGAGACTTTGGTCTAGCAACTGTAAAATCCAGGTGGAGTGGATCGCAGCAGGTGGAGCAACCCACTGGTTCCATTTTGTGGATG GCACCAGAAGTGATACGGATGCAAGACAGCAATCCGTTCAGTTTTCAGTCAGATGTCTACTCCTATGGAATAGTATTGTATGAGCTAATGACAGGAGAGCTGCCATACTCCCACATAAACAACCGCGACCAG atTATTTTCATGGTTGGTCGAGGATATGCTTCTCCAGACCTCAGCAAGTTGTACAAGAACTGCCCCAAAGCAATGAAGAGGCTCGTAGCAGATTGTTTGAAGAAAGTTAGGGAAGAAAGACCCTTGTTTCCGCAA ATACTGTCTTCCATTGAATTGCTGCAACATTCTTTACCCAAAATCAACCGGAGTGCTTCCGAACCATCTCTGCACCGCGCATCCCATACAGAGGACATAAATTCTTGCACGTTAACATCCACAAGACTGCCTGTTTTTTAG